In Centropristis striata isolate RG_2023a ecotype Rhode Island chromosome 5, C.striata_1.0, whole genome shotgun sequence, a single genomic region encodes these proteins:
- the otud5a gene encoding OTU domain-containing protein 5-A isoform X3 translates to MTILPKKKPSSGVGVSDHADDSDRRSGSDPHQHPHPHPHAGRTGARPRASPPPWSYQPAPPSARDDRRSIEASSRPQQASPPPVGSVSPVGPGDGRDSTGGMVAGPRGELVVSAGVVGCGGGIGSCCSGPGLSKRRRQAGTCSGGVVAALAGGGQPGGTGPGGVGSSQDTEEGAGNNSEDEYENAARLQSMDPATVEQQEHWFEKALREKKGFVIKKMKEDGACLFRAVADQVYGDQDMHEVVRKHCMDYLMKNADYFSNYVTEDFTTYINRKRKNNCHGNHIEMQAMAEMYNRPVEVYQYSTEPINTFHGIHQNNDEPIRVSYHRNIHYNSVVNPNKATIGVGLGLPAFKPGYAEQSLMKSAIKTSEESWIEQQMLEDKKRATDWEATNEAIEEQVARESYLQWLQDQEKQARQPRKASATCSSATAAASSGLDDWSARSPRQRDSDPSHSHSHPELQTAPPTNNKPPSPAGAALILSKPPSPCAPGPSNQSRHHLEYRAIMQEMSPTAFGLTDWEDDEILASVLAVSQQEYLDSMKHQSGSTMHREREPSPDSS, encoded by the exons atgACGATCCTCCCGAAGAAGAAGCCCAGCTCTGGGGTCGGAGTCTCCGACCACGCTGATGACAGCGACCGTCGGAGCGGCTCCGACCCGCACCAGCACCCGCACCCTCACCCACACGCAGGGCGGACCGGAGCCCGGCCGAGGGCTTCTCCTCCGCCTTGGTCCTACCAGCCCGCTCCGCCCTCCGCTCGGGACGACAGGCGGAGCATCGAGGCGAGCTCCCGGCCGCAGCAGGCCTCTCCACCGCCCGTCGGCTCTGTGTCCCCGGTAGGGCCGGGCGACGGCCGGGACAGCACGGGCGGTATGGTGGCCGGGCCCCGCGGAGAGCTCGTCGTGTCGGCTGGCGTCGTCGGTTGCGGCGGAGGCATCGGCAGCTGCTGCTCCGGGCCCGGGCTCAGCAAGAGGCGGCGGCAGGCAGGCACCTGCTCCGGCGGGGTGGTGGCGGCTCTGGCCGGCGGAGGCCAGCCGGGGGGGACTGGACCGGGAGGAGTCGGGTCCAGCCAGGACACTGAGGAAGGAGCCGGGAACAACAGCGAGGACGAGTACGAGAACGCCGCCCGGCTGCAGTCCATGGACCCGGCGACAGTGGAGCAG cAGGAGCACTGGTTCGAAAAAGCTCTAAGGGAAAAGAAAGGCTTCGTCATCAAGAAGATGAAGGAGGACGGAGCGTGTCTGTTCAGAGCCGTCG ctgaCCAGGTGTACGGGGATCAGGACATGCATGAGGTGGTGAGGAAACACTGTATGGACTACTTG atgAAGAACGCCGATTATTTCTCCAACTACGTGACGGAGGACTTCACCACATACATCAACaggaagaggaaaaacaacTGCCACGGCAACCACATCGAGATGCAGGCAATGGCCGAGATGTACAACAGACCAGTGGAAGTGTACCAGTACAGCACAG AGCCAATCAACACGTTCCATGGCATCCACCAGAACAACGACGAGCCAATCAGAGTGAGCTACCACCGCAACATCCACTACAACTCTGTGGTGAACCCCAACAAGGCTACGATCGGAGTCGGACTGGGACTGCCCGCCTTCAAACCCGGG TACGCAGAGCAGTCATTGATGAAGTCGGCTATCAAGACGTCGGAGGAGTCGTGGATCGAGCAGCAGATGTTGGAGGACAAGAAGAGAGCGACGGACTGGGAGGCAACCAACGAGGCCATCGAGGAGCAGGTGGCCCGAGAGTCctatctgcagtggctccaggACCAGGAGAAACAGGCCAGACAG cccCGTAAAGCAAGTGCCACCTGCAGCTCGGCGACAGCAGCAGCCTCCAGCGGACTCGACGATTGGAGCGCCCGGTCGCCGCGGCAACGGGACTCGGACCCCTCCCACTCCCACTCCCACCCAGAGCTGCAGACTGCCCCACCGACCAACAACAAGCCCCCCTCTCCCGCTGGGGCCGCCCTCATCCTGAGCAAACCTCCCTCCCCCTGCGCGCCAG gtcccAGTAATCAGAGTCGTCATCACCTGGAGTACAGAGCCATCATGCAGGAGATGTCCCCTACAGCGTTTG gtctGACAGACTGGGAGGATGATGAGATTCTGGCGTCGGTGCTCGCCGTTTCTCAGCAGGAGTACCTGGACAGCATGAAACACCAGAGCGGCAGCACCATGCACCGAGAGCGAGAGCCGTCACCTGACAGCAGCTGA
- the otud5a gene encoding OTU domain-containing protein 5-A isoform X2 yields MTILPKKKPSSGVGVSDHADDSDRRSGSDPHQHPHPHPHAGRTGARPRASPPPWSYQPAPPSARDDRRSIEASSRPQQASPPPVGSVSPVGPGDGRDSTGGMVAGPRGELVVSAGVVGCGGGIGSCCSGPGLSKRRRQAGTCSGGVVAALAGGGQPGGTGPGGVGSSQDTEEGAGNNSEDEYENAARLQSMDPATVEQEHWFEKALREKKGFVIKKMKEDGACLFRAVADQVYGDQDMHEVVRKHCMDYLMKNADYFSNYVTEDFTTYINRKRKNNCHGNHIEMQAMAEMYNRPVEVYQYSTEPINTFHGIHQNNDEPIRVSYHRNIHYNSVVNPNKATIGVGLGLPAFKPGTCIGTPPQYAEQSLMKSAIKTSEESWIEQQMLEDKKRATDWEATNEAIEEQVARESYLQWLQDQEKQARQPRKASATCSSATAAASSGLDDWSARSPRQRDSDPSHSHSHPELQTAPPTNNKPPSPAGAALILSKPPSPCAPGPSNQSRHHLEYRAIMQEMSPTAFGLTDWEDDEILASVLAVSQQEYLDSMKHQSGSTMHREREPSPDSS; encoded by the exons atgACGATCCTCCCGAAGAAGAAGCCCAGCTCTGGGGTCGGAGTCTCCGACCACGCTGATGACAGCGACCGTCGGAGCGGCTCCGACCCGCACCAGCACCCGCACCCTCACCCACACGCAGGGCGGACCGGAGCCCGGCCGAGGGCTTCTCCTCCGCCTTGGTCCTACCAGCCCGCTCCGCCCTCCGCTCGGGACGACAGGCGGAGCATCGAGGCGAGCTCCCGGCCGCAGCAGGCCTCTCCACCGCCCGTCGGCTCTGTGTCCCCGGTAGGGCCGGGCGACGGCCGGGACAGCACGGGCGGTATGGTGGCCGGGCCCCGCGGAGAGCTCGTCGTGTCGGCTGGCGTCGTCGGTTGCGGCGGAGGCATCGGCAGCTGCTGCTCCGGGCCCGGGCTCAGCAAGAGGCGGCGGCAGGCAGGCACCTGCTCCGGCGGGGTGGTGGCGGCTCTGGCCGGCGGAGGCCAGCCGGGGGGGACTGGACCGGGAGGAGTCGGGTCCAGCCAGGACACTGAGGAAGGAGCCGGGAACAACAGCGAGGACGAGTACGAGAACGCCGCCCGGCTGCAGTCCATGGACCCGGCGACAGTGGAGCAG GAGCACTGGTTCGAAAAAGCTCTAAGGGAAAAGAAAGGCTTCGTCATCAAGAAGATGAAGGAGGACGGAGCGTGTCTGTTCAGAGCCGTCG ctgaCCAGGTGTACGGGGATCAGGACATGCATGAGGTGGTGAGGAAACACTGTATGGACTACTTG atgAAGAACGCCGATTATTTCTCCAACTACGTGACGGAGGACTTCACCACATACATCAACaggaagaggaaaaacaacTGCCACGGCAACCACATCGAGATGCAGGCAATGGCCGAGATGTACAACAGACCAGTGGAAGTGTACCAGTACAGCACAG AGCCAATCAACACGTTCCATGGCATCCACCAGAACAACGACGAGCCAATCAGAGTGAGCTACCACCGCAACATCCACTACAACTCTGTGGTGAACCCCAACAAGGCTACGATCGGAGTCGGACTGGGACTGCCCGCCTTCAAACCCGGG ACATGTATTGGCACCCCTCCCCAGTACGCAGAGCAGTCATTGATGAAGTCGGCTATCAAGACGTCGGAGGAGTCGTGGATCGAGCAGCAGATGTTGGAGGACAAGAAGAGAGCGACGGACTGGGAGGCAACCAACGAGGCCATCGAGGAGCAGGTGGCCCGAGAGTCctatctgcagtggctccaggACCAGGAGAAACAGGCCAGACAG cccCGTAAAGCAAGTGCCACCTGCAGCTCGGCGACAGCAGCAGCCTCCAGCGGACTCGACGATTGGAGCGCCCGGTCGCCGCGGCAACGGGACTCGGACCCCTCCCACTCCCACTCCCACCCAGAGCTGCAGACTGCCCCACCGACCAACAACAAGCCCCCCTCTCCCGCTGGGGCCGCCCTCATCCTGAGCAAACCTCCCTCCCCCTGCGCGCCAG gtcccAGTAATCAGAGTCGTCATCACCTGGAGTACAGAGCCATCATGCAGGAGATGTCCCCTACAGCGTTTG gtctGACAGACTGGGAGGATGATGAGATTCTGGCGTCGGTGCTCGCCGTTTCTCAGCAGGAGTACCTGGACAGCATGAAACACCAGAGCGGCAGCACCATGCACCGAGAGCGAGAGCCGTCACCTGACAGCAGCTGA
- the otud5a gene encoding OTU domain-containing protein 5-A isoform X1, with protein MTILPKKKPSSGVGVSDHADDSDRRSGSDPHQHPHPHPHAGRTGARPRASPPPWSYQPAPPSARDDRRSIEASSRPQQASPPPVGSVSPVGPGDGRDSTGGMVAGPRGELVVSAGVVGCGGGIGSCCSGPGLSKRRRQAGTCSGGVVAALAGGGQPGGTGPGGVGSSQDTEEGAGNNSEDEYENAARLQSMDPATVEQQEHWFEKALREKKGFVIKKMKEDGACLFRAVADQVYGDQDMHEVVRKHCMDYLMKNADYFSNYVTEDFTTYINRKRKNNCHGNHIEMQAMAEMYNRPVEVYQYSTEPINTFHGIHQNNDEPIRVSYHRNIHYNSVVNPNKATIGVGLGLPAFKPGTCIGTPPQYAEQSLMKSAIKTSEESWIEQQMLEDKKRATDWEATNEAIEEQVARESYLQWLQDQEKQARQPRKASATCSSATAAASSGLDDWSARSPRQRDSDPSHSHSHPELQTAPPTNNKPPSPAGAALILSKPPSPCAPGPSNQSRHHLEYRAIMQEMSPTAFGLTDWEDDEILASVLAVSQQEYLDSMKHQSGSTMHREREPSPDSS; from the exons atgACGATCCTCCCGAAGAAGAAGCCCAGCTCTGGGGTCGGAGTCTCCGACCACGCTGATGACAGCGACCGTCGGAGCGGCTCCGACCCGCACCAGCACCCGCACCCTCACCCACACGCAGGGCGGACCGGAGCCCGGCCGAGGGCTTCTCCTCCGCCTTGGTCCTACCAGCCCGCTCCGCCCTCCGCTCGGGACGACAGGCGGAGCATCGAGGCGAGCTCCCGGCCGCAGCAGGCCTCTCCACCGCCCGTCGGCTCTGTGTCCCCGGTAGGGCCGGGCGACGGCCGGGACAGCACGGGCGGTATGGTGGCCGGGCCCCGCGGAGAGCTCGTCGTGTCGGCTGGCGTCGTCGGTTGCGGCGGAGGCATCGGCAGCTGCTGCTCCGGGCCCGGGCTCAGCAAGAGGCGGCGGCAGGCAGGCACCTGCTCCGGCGGGGTGGTGGCGGCTCTGGCCGGCGGAGGCCAGCCGGGGGGGACTGGACCGGGAGGAGTCGGGTCCAGCCAGGACACTGAGGAAGGAGCCGGGAACAACAGCGAGGACGAGTACGAGAACGCCGCCCGGCTGCAGTCCATGGACCCGGCGACAGTGGAGCAG cAGGAGCACTGGTTCGAAAAAGCTCTAAGGGAAAAGAAAGGCTTCGTCATCAAGAAGATGAAGGAGGACGGAGCGTGTCTGTTCAGAGCCGTCG ctgaCCAGGTGTACGGGGATCAGGACATGCATGAGGTGGTGAGGAAACACTGTATGGACTACTTG atgAAGAACGCCGATTATTTCTCCAACTACGTGACGGAGGACTTCACCACATACATCAACaggaagaggaaaaacaacTGCCACGGCAACCACATCGAGATGCAGGCAATGGCCGAGATGTACAACAGACCAGTGGAAGTGTACCAGTACAGCACAG AGCCAATCAACACGTTCCATGGCATCCACCAGAACAACGACGAGCCAATCAGAGTGAGCTACCACCGCAACATCCACTACAACTCTGTGGTGAACCCCAACAAGGCTACGATCGGAGTCGGACTGGGACTGCCCGCCTTCAAACCCGGG ACATGTATTGGCACCCCTCCCCAGTACGCAGAGCAGTCATTGATGAAGTCGGCTATCAAGACGTCGGAGGAGTCGTGGATCGAGCAGCAGATGTTGGAGGACAAGAAGAGAGCGACGGACTGGGAGGCAACCAACGAGGCCATCGAGGAGCAGGTGGCCCGAGAGTCctatctgcagtggctccaggACCAGGAGAAACAGGCCAGACAG cccCGTAAAGCAAGTGCCACCTGCAGCTCGGCGACAGCAGCAGCCTCCAGCGGACTCGACGATTGGAGCGCCCGGTCGCCGCGGCAACGGGACTCGGACCCCTCCCACTCCCACTCCCACCCAGAGCTGCAGACTGCCCCACCGACCAACAACAAGCCCCCCTCTCCCGCTGGGGCCGCCCTCATCCTGAGCAAACCTCCCTCCCCCTGCGCGCCAG gtcccAGTAATCAGAGTCGTCATCACCTGGAGTACAGAGCCATCATGCAGGAGATGTCCCCTACAGCGTTTG gtctGACAGACTGGGAGGATGATGAGATTCTGGCGTCGGTGCTCGCCGTTTCTCAGCAGGAGTACCTGGACAGCATGAAACACCAGAGCGGCAGCACCATGCACCGAGAGCGAGAGCCGTCACCTGACAGCAGCTGA